Genomic segment of Arachis hypogaea cultivar Tifrunner chromosome 11, arahy.Tifrunner.gnm2.J5K5, whole genome shotgun sequence:
ATAAGTTAAGATTAAGTTGAGACTTAAAATTAGTGtcattagaattttaaaattattttagtatGCACAGCCAATTTTAAAAATGAAGTTGAGACTTAAACTCGTTTTAACTTATTTGTAGAGTATAAAGTAAAATTGACTTTAAAATTTTCAGCAACCCTTTTCTAAATTCTACTTATCTATGGTTGAATTCTACCTTTTTAAGAGATTTCCTATTCCTTTTGGTAAAATGTTTAGCAACTCTGTAAGTTAATTGTAGTTTTATGTTTCGGGAGAATAGGATGTATGTCTTTTGTCCCTGGACTTGCCATTAAGTTTCTTTTTTACAAGGTGCGGCAGGCACAAGGGCGGAGCTACCTTAAAGGAAAAGGGTTAATAGTCTtccctaattttatttttatatatgtaatttatatgtaaattttagtttagtcttttctaaaattttattttaatcttattttattgtataaatatttttggctttcctctaatattttatctagTTTTATTTCTGGAAAGGTACTAAAATATTAACTACCAAAATATTGACTATGCCTACCATTATTTATGCCTTTTTTTGTAATGTGACAGGATAATTTGATTATGGAAGTAAGGGAGAAGGTTGCACTTTGGGAGTCAGAGAAGGAGGCATATGAAAGAGGATCAGCCTTAGTTTTttcaaaggttttttttttttactttatgtaaatggaattttttttacttgttttttcATACATTTGGGGCAATTGGCTATAAAGTCATCAATGTACATTTAGATTGTGaatcataaatttgatttatttgtaaattttgtctcttttaatttttatatttcgatataaatattgtaaatattttttgtatttatttaaaaaattgatctatgtttgattctttttatattttattaaaatataattatttataaaaatcaagTTTTAATAGTGGTATATGTGAAATtagtaaaaatttataattaggaaatCAGTAACCGTGACCGATTTAGCGACTGATTTTATCAGCGACTGAAAAGTTGGTCGCTATTTAGCGACTAATTTTCTCAGCGATCAATTTAGCAACCGATTTTCTCAGCGATCAATTTAGCGATAAAAAAAGTGGTCaccatttagcgaccgattttattAGCGACAGATTTCGTTTGGTACTAATTTGGTAGCATTGGTTGAAAATCGATCGCTAACAGTTAGCGATCACCAGAATCGATCGCTATTCCAATAATTTCTTGTTGTGCAAGTAGAGGACAATGACATCGGATAGTGAGAGTGCGTGACTCATTCTCCTGAGAAGAAGTAGGCGAGACCTctggtaaataataaaaaaactgaaTTAAAAATGTATAACCCTATAAAGTTATAAAAATTTCACAGTAAAAAATTCTcccaaaaaattttatataacaaattaatttaaattataagtcAACTAGtttaacaaataaaaacaaatatttaccttataaattaatttaaataaaaatatttattgaaataattaataactagATTAATAAATGTCTatctagtttaatataaataaaaatatttagttaaataattaataacaacatTAATAAATTATCTCCTTTATAACttacattaaataaaaatatttacttaaataacTAACAacaaataaaccatcaacttaataacttaatttaagtaataataaaattaaataaaattatttacttaaatatttaataactagAAACATAAACATCTTATTACTTAATTAAGTTAACTAAGaaatatttagttaaataattaataattaaattgatatacatatacttaataacttaatttaaagaaaaataaacctAAATAAACATTTAAATAACAAATCCATTTTAAAGTATGCCTAAAATCATACCTTATCATTTAAATTATTGTTAATAATATATTCATTCACCTAACATATACTGTATACTACTTCTAAAAAAGTATCCTAAATATGGCTACACTCAGGGATGGATCTACTCTTATGGGTGTGGGGGCAAGCGCTCCCACTACAATTTGAAATATTATTgattagtatataataataatatttatttgcccccacaaaattattaaatttgactccacaataattttttattcaactttcgaCACTTGATAGTCAATTTGAGTACTTCATATTAGATGTCTATTATaatgatcaatttttaaatttaaataagattagtgttctttcttagaagtcgactcgaaagaatattatctatccatttgtgtttcttcttttgaaaCTAGCTTTAGTTTTTTACAACTACACTAATTGAAtgaactttttcaactatgaatatcgTCAAGAGCTAATTGTATGAAAGTTGAGTTTTAAATGATTGTTCAAcgacatatacaaaaaaaaaaagatattttaattattatattgtcaaggtttcaaaatatgaaatataaaaaatttaaatttaacttatatgttattatttagattattattttaatattttaatttgtaattagatattttgaaacctaatcatattttacaataacaaaatataattataataataactatgctacgtatacataaaataatcacttgtacaaaataaatcttaaaataaaaattttgaaatataaaatacacattaaaaataagttaaataatatatgtatttatatacaaatttataGTAGATAATTTGATACCTagtttttttatgtaaatttaatatttttattataaaaattattatcatgttatatatatttcgcccccactattaaatttttttagatccGTCACTGGCTACACAAGTATGTTTTAACATAAACAAAAACAATACCAACTTCAAAGTCGACTGCCCTAGCAATATGCCATCTCACGTTCAGTCGATTGATGTCCGCATCATATGCATCGGCGCGATCTCGTAGTAATTCGAAAATTTGCTTAGAAAAGAATAGAGGTGGGAgaaaagttgaagaaattgatgTAATAATGATTTAATGgacgaaatatatatatatatatatatatatatatcctctatttttatcttttacagtgtaaatgaaataaaaatagacatatcttgtttacactataaacgagatatgacCATTACACACTATACGTACAAatatgataaaagataaataagataagagataaactgcattttgataaaaaaaaaaaaaaactataaattattatttattttgataaataaaatatttattttatttattttaaaaaaatccatcAAATTTgaccaaattatatatatagacttCACATTGTCTACTTCTCGTATTACTTTCTTGAAATTTGACTCTCAACAAATTCAAACTAGAGgattccaaaaaaatttaatatccaaattaaaagtattttaacAATAATACCATACCGTGATAAagaaaatacaattatatatatatataccttgtgGGGTGCCATAATGTTTGAAACAGTATAAGTTGAATAATGTATCAACGTCAAAATTAAATTGGAAGCTACGGACTATGGTGCTATATCTATATGATGCATGATGTATATATGATAGTATTTTAAAAGTTGGTGGTGGAAATGAACATTTATTATTACTGTGCCGGTAAAGGGAATAGTAACGGAAACGTAACTGGATTTGCTAGCTTATTAGGTTGGTGCCCCATCTTCTATTTACAAACAAGACAAGATGCATGGTTAAACAAACAAGTTAGATTTTAATTTGAGAGAAACTTTTTGGGGTGAAAAAGAAGATGATTATTATTGGAGGAACCAAATAGCGGCCTAAAGAGAAAGAGAAGTTAGCCCCACCCACTTATGAGACACCGCATATTCTCAAGGGCAGAAAAATGTGGTCAAGAAAATGGTCCATATGAGGTAGCTAGTTAAAAGGTTATTTATATCTATTGCATGCAAAAAGGAGTTAATTAATGAATGAATGCTCAAACTTCCACCACCATAATGTTTATATGTACTATTTATTATTGTTTGGCTTATTTATCATGTGACTTTATAACAcacattaaaattataaaataaaattttttattaaaaatataaaaaatttaaaattttaatggatttacatttattagtttaaaatattgaaatttttttactaataataaatttatcatatatataCTTTAAAACACATATTATTAGTTAAACCCttattgtttttaattagttatttctAAGAAAATCAAAGTAATCATTAAACCGATAGAATTTAAAGTGTAATAGTCTAAAAAggtaagatttaattattctgttatttttataattttattacatttttaattaaatttttatatattttttaattaaatctgtatattatttttaattttataattatgttatttttagtgtaaaaatattagagttaactgaatattttatctataattaagaatttaattagatctttaattatatatttttgagaaaaattttctattaattttaatattttagacaTGAAAacgatctaattacaaaattaaaagcaatgaaaggacacacttaaaaaaatataatataagaacctaattaaaaatttaataaaactataaagaccaacaaaataattaaatcaaaatttaattgagATTTAATTAAAGTTAAacagaatataataaaataatatataaaaaatataaattttaaaatattttttaaaattagttattaaaaaattaaattaatttaatcaatttttttatttttgtctaattcaataataattgatttttattatgtatAGAATAATTGATTTGGTAGCAAATTTTCCATTATTTCATAGTCGATTTGGTCCAGTTTCAATAACCATGATTATTTCATTTCATTTGTGGAGTTAATCCTCCAACACTATTTTCCTTTGCCAAGTACTAATAATTAACTACCATTTGAGTTTAGATAGTTGATGATATTACATGCACCAGTTACATATATACTTGTTTTAGGTTAAAATGCAAATGATTCTCTTTGACTTTAGTTATTCAACAATAATGACaatattttaacaaataataatagattTTAACTTTTTAAGTATTCACTTACATATATATGCCAATGAAGTTAAAGTCTGGTAGATATGAtaggttttatttatatttttatgggCATGCAACTATTTATCCGTAGTCTAGGGTTAAGGTATGAATAAACTAATAAAACAAATCTTAGTAGTACCAGCCAAAACATGCAACCATACCGCGCGTATTTAATTGCAATCAATGACATGGGTTGAATCTATTTCACTTTAATTAGCTAGATTACACAATAGATGCGTGTTTTGGAATAATATAGTGATTGCACTGTCATAATAAAAGATTGTAgtgattgtttttgtttttagtattagtatttttatttttaaaattttaccaaaaaaaatgaaaatatgaaaatatgaaatattttttattattttttacaaaattacaaaaatataaactACTAAAAACAAAAATGCAATGTAAATGTACCAAAAGATATTCttctcataaaaaatatttttcttaaaggtaaataattaaaaaatatatttcatttcCACTGATTTATATAGAATGAAGTTAAAACCTTACCTacatttacatgattgaaaaatgGGAAGAATTAATGAATTATTACCCAGCAGTATCCCATTATTTAAATGAAGAGTGAATAATAACATGatctaaaaaagttaaaaaagagattttctttcttttattttataaagaggataaaaaaaaaaaggagaggggggaggggggggggggggcaggAGGAGGACCCATCACATGCACACGATCAGAGATTAGAAGGCTTTTGGGCTTTCACGTACAGCCCACGTGTTCACTCCCCCTGTTCACACCCAAACCGGTTGCCGGTCAAATACCCGCGTTATATCTCAGATGTGGGCCCCGACGGCGGTCCTCTACTCTTCTTTTACGCAATAAATGCTATTCGCCTCGTTCCATAGTCAACCGACACATGTCGGTCATCCCTATGGTGGGAAACCTCTCCAAGACAACCTGTTGTCCAAATTCCCAACCCCAACTAAATCAAACCAAATGCCCCCTTTCAcatacaaaaattataaatataattttttttatataaaaaatgatagaatctgattagatattattattgttaattttaatgAGAGAATTGTCATTTATTGTTGATATAAAATATTGTATATATTATAACATCAATCTATTTCGAAACATATAGTATAACaactacatatttttttattgggTAGTATAAcaactaaatattttaataatgcaCTATTGATTAAACTAAaggataaatttatttattaatagtaATTATTTGTAAATTATTACAGAAAATATCTCAAAATGGATAGTTATTTAGTTAGGGTCCACCTGACTTAAGGGACAAGCCTTTATTTCcgtaaaacaaaaatgaaaagaaaaaataaaaagaaaattccgAAGCTATCCctatccctttctctctctctagtGATAATAGAAGATAGAAAGTGAGGTTAATTAATTAAGAGGGGTGATCACTTTTTGGAGTTttgggagaagaaaaagaaagaaatatttgaaaataaaaataatgaggAATATGTGCAAAGCTTTTTGTTGATATATAGGAAAATAGAAAGCACCCTTACAAAAATCAATGgaagaagggaagagagagaagaagaagaaggaagaagaagcatCCACCACTGCTACTGCTATTACTATGGCTAATTCCGTCGCATTTTCCGATGAGATTCCGatcacaaacacaaacacaatcAACACTTCTTACCCTTTCTCAAGCATCTTTGACATGATGCCACTTCCATTACTACCCTCTTCTGATCACAAAACTTCTGCCAATGGCTTCATCGACTTGCTCGCTCTCCATGACTACACTCCTTCCTTATTCGATTGGCTTCCCGCCGAAGCCACGCCGCAGCAAATCACCAGCAGCCAGCAGCAGCCTCTGCCGTCGCCGGCGAGCTCCAATGTCCCGGACTGTTCGGAGGTTTTGAACACTCCGGCGTCACCAAACTCGTCGTCGATTTCGTCTTCGTCGAACGAAGGCGGCGCCGGCGtcggcagcaacaacaacaacgcgGAAGAGCATAACGGTGGGAAAGTAGTTGCGGATGATGAACATGAAGCAGAGGATGAAGACGCCGATGGATCCAAAGAGAATCAAGACAAGACTAAGAAACAGTTAGTAATAAAaatccctctttctctctctctatctctgttAATTGAAGTTGGAATATGGTGTTTCTctgctttaatttaatttaatttaattttttcttcatctaCTGCAGATtgaaagcaaagaaaaagaatcAAAAGAAGCAAAGAGAACCTCGGTTTGCGTTTATGACAAAGAGCGAAGTGGATCATTTAGACGACGGTTACAGATGGCGTAAGTACGGAcagaaagcagtgaaaaatagCCCTTATCCAAGGTATATGCTCATCATGCTTTCTTTCACCCCTCTCTCTATtccaattaatattatttatttatttatttatttattttcttgcgGGGCACGCCAAAAATAACAGGAGCTACTATCGTTGCACCACTTCCGGGTGTGGTGTTAAGAAGCGCGTGGAGCGTTCTTCCGACGACCCAAGCATTGTTGTAACTACCTATGAAGGGCAGCACACTCACCCTTGTCCCGCTACCTCACGCGCCGCACTCGCGTTCATGCACGAACCCTCCTTCGCCACCATTGGATCTTCTTCTCCACACTTTCTGCTTCCTCATCAACAACACTTCCAGCAACCGCCGCCTCCGCCTTCGTTATATAACTCCACTACTACTACTAATCCAACTCCACCTAATAATGCGTCGTCGTTTGGGACCTTCGTTCTTCAGGATGGAGCTTTTGCTGCAGCTTCTAGGTTGAGCATGGATCAAGCTTTCTTGAGAGACCATGGTCTTCTTCAGGACATTGTTCCATCTCAGATCAGGAAGGAGGATAACATCGAATGAATCAATCAACAAGAACCAGCGAAAGTaggttaattaatttttattattacattattactattattattcgtGTTATTAATTATTCCatctatataaatatatatgtgacTTCTACTACTAATGctaatgctatatatatatatattagttaattttgttATGTAAGTTAAGGTTCTCTAACTGGTGTATGTGAGATATATTGAAGCATCATTTTGGATGAGGATAGATCCGTTTTTAGATGCCATGGATCAGGGGGCTTTAATTTAGATTCTCATTTTGCTTCttttagctttttctttctttaatttccttgatcCATCGTCCATTTCTTTGTAATTAActagatatttattattattcgacaATCAGACAtattataattagttaattacccttatcttattttcttctcccctttattttaattaatccgCACATATGCATACTTACGTcgattttctttttattgttggatagattatccaaatacttttagggttagggttttcagTCAAATTTGTGCATTATTGAACTTAGATAGCTTGGTTGCATGTATATATGTGGTTAATTTAAGCAGATCTTGTATCTAGCTGTGTGTGTGTCTTTTCAATTCTTCCCACTCGGATATTATTCATGGCAGAGCTGGCATTGGTGAATGGGAATGCaactctctctctatatatgtaTGGTTTTTAAGAAGAAATAAATAAAGCCTGGTATGTGTTATGATTGTTCCATGACATGAAACAGTGCATGAGGGGGGTATGGATCGGATAAAAAGTTGCAAAATTATTACTTAGCCTATTACCTTGCTTGCAATGCATGTAGTACCACCATTTAGCCTTTTCTTATATATGATGGagttccttttatttttattttttgtttctttttttttttctcatcatcTTCCTCTATAAGCTACATACAAAGATGGGGTTCAGCCATTCAATGATGATGTATCTTTCCTACTAAGGAAATTGCTAGAGCAtggttctcttcttcttcatgcatcaTGATTGATAACATATTGGTGTGGAGAAAAAGTATTGCCAAATTCATTAAAGTtgtacatttttattttaagtataatatatcaaaaatactaagtatatattaaaattaattattaaaatcagtcactaatgtgtttatatataaatataatttaacttatttttaatatatattttgtattttaatatgtattatatatttgTGACTTATTTAAGCGACGGATTTTAGTATACATCTAACATCTAACATGGTTATAATATATATACGCCCTATCATTGTAATTGTGATATATAGATAGAGCAAAAGCCATTTGTGTAATGGCCATGCCACTATGCTTTCCAATTAGGTTGGGAATTTTATTTCGATTCTGCTTTGCTAGCTGAATTATATTGAATTGGCTTATAGCCATGCCTATTTATGAAGGTACATGCTAATTATAATTAGTTCTACATACagtgccatatatatatatagctttagATGATAGCAATTGAATTCTATGTACCACTAGTTTTGATTGCTTTTCTATCACTTCTCTTGACACAAAGTATATATGACAGCTTGGATAAATACGGTATATATTCAACGATAAGTAGTCATGCCTCAAATAGGTACTTTGTTTGGGACATGGGATTTAATTAGGTTACTTCTATTTGCTTTTAGTTTCCACTTCTTTGTGCTCATCTTCGCTAATTCCATTGGTAAAAGTTTTATATTTACTACTATTTCTATTTGAAATCGTTGAGAGATTATCGAGCTTTGGTTATTTTGGTTAGGTTGTTCATCAAAGATGGAATAAGGGCTTAATTAATTGCAGTTATGATCTGaaacttttttttaaaggaaaaaagaaaaagaatatatctatcataatATGCATGGCCAGGAATAAATTCTTTTCACGATATTGATGAGTTCGTTTGAGGAATTTTGGTATTTTCTCGCCTACAATTTACTTTATTACTGTTTTTAAAGGTTTTATTTTGGATTAATATGTTACtctctttttaaaatatgaatattGTTGTAAACTTGGTTGAATGTGGACAGAATATTTCGGATATAGACTGTGCATGTTTTTAACTTGTCTGTGTTTTCTGAATAAAGTTAATATCGAAGTGAGGAGGTAGGAAGAAAATGTATAGGATGGAAAATTTTGAGAATAAAGGATTCTGTGTatcctttaatttaattaatttttcatcaTAGTTCATATACTTGAATCTATTAGAAAAGCTGCCTTGACAAGATAGTTGGTATGAATCAACGTACATTTCAGAGGCATAACAATGGCAATGCAACGCGAATTAAATTATAGTAAATAAATGTTAAGGAAAAAAGGCCTTGTTGAATGCAAAAACTTTGAATTATAATAAGTTCTTTGTGATTGGCATGCATGCAATTGCAAGTAGCTATAGAAATAAGTAAAAttgataactaaaaattattagataataatttaataaaatatgttaaattatttaataatttttaactattaactttacATAAATCAACTGTACCTAAATTTTTACTGTAAAAATATGAACATAATTAGATATAGGAAGAAGTAAATAAAAAGAGAAGACTTTATTAATAATCAACATGTAAAGTTGATCATGATCATAAAGCTGTACACATTTCTCAACCATGCTGCATACCAATGAATGAATATTCTGTGCTTCAAGCAATCAAAAaacattttcctttctttctttcttctttttttttttttcggttgatataaaaattaattaatatataaagccATTTGAGACTAATTGTGATGACTTTTTTGGTATTCCCAAACTTTCCAGCCATCAAAACTTTATGTTCTCGAATTGCAAAAGCTAAGGGCGTATCTTCTTGTAATCCAACTGTAGGAGTGCCAATCAATTTGAtgctttcaaaaaataaaaatatcatcgAATCAAGGAATTGGAAGAAGTGAAAAAAAAGAAGGTCTATTCATTTGCATAATACAACCCATATGATTCTTCAAGGCATCTGAATCCAAACGTCGGTATGTAACTCATTCAATCAAGTAATAAATAACACTTCTAATAATTTGCGTGGGAAAATAATATTTACTTGATTTATACGTTATAAGATACTATATATATGATATGCTCCATTTAAAATAGAGTAAACGTATGCGGGCATGCTGATCTTATATTAAATGTTCCACACAAACTCATTATAAGATAAGTTTCAAAATAGGTggaaaacaaaacaagaaaatgttgCATTTCTTTATTCCTTACTTGCTCTGCAAGTTTAGGAATATGTCGGACAAAGGCACATTATGTGTGTAAAATGTGGCGCCCAagatgtataaaaaaaaaaaggaaaaaaaataaatagcatGTAGTAGATTATAACTTCATTTGCCTCTTATTACTATTTCTTTACCCAGGCATTACTACTAGAAGGGTTCAAAACCGATTCAAATCGAACAAAATCGATCAATCGAaccgaaaaaattaaaaaccgaACAAatcgaaaacaaaaaaaattacgttttgttgttttttttttttttttgcggttCAGTTCGGTTTTCAATTTTGGTAATAAAAATCCTAAACGAATCGAATCAAACCGTTcatttaaaaaaccctaaaagaccAAACCCCAAAAAGGTCCAAACACTAGATAACCTAAACCTAGCAAACGCCAATGAGCCTTAGCTCACACAGTCACACGGCATTCCGTCCCCTCCCCATCTCAAAGGTCTCGAGCTCAACTCCTACCAACGGCAACCGAGGAAGAAAAAATGGTAAGTATGTGAGGAGCGTGTGAGTAATGTGTATGTTGTACctaggattgggggttgtccaatccacttGAGGTACCTAGAATTGAGGATTGTCCAATtcactgacaaaaaaaaaaaaagtctctcTCTAACGAAGGAACATCAATCCCCAATCCCCAAGCCTTAGCCGCCGAGCCCCTTCCTCCCAGCACCGTCTTCCTTCACCGTCGCCAACTCGCCGAACAGAACCTCGCGGACAGCACCTCGTGCGCGGTcctctctccctcccttcctccTTTTGCACTTCACAGTCGCTGTTTCCTTCCCTCGCGTCGCAACTTCTCCCTTTCCCTCCCTCGCTCTCGAAGcttctccctttccttccatCGCAGGTGAAGCCGCCATCGTCTGTCGCTCGTCACCCGTCAGTCACACTTAAAAAATGTCGTCCATCATCCTTCGCGCTGCAGTCAGTACAGTAGAATTCCTCTACATCTAGAATAGGGATGCCTctcaaataaattatttgttctaatttttttggatctgGTTATTTGTTCTTAGTTCTGTTCTaatatttaattctatttttattttgctattatGATTTTTAGTTTAGGATTCTTGGTTCTGCTCTTTCTAATTTGTTTTTGCAGTTTTGATAATTTGTAGTtctctaatttaaaaatttgtggttgttagataatttttttttgaaaaattgttatgaatattcttgttttaattatctaatttggTTCTGctattatgattgttgtttattgtttattactgatttttttaattatttgttcatTACTGATTGTTTGAAATTGTTAGTAATTAGGTTGATGAAGGTAGCTATTTTGTAAAATAGGTCaatgttgttgtttttttttcccTTATAATATTTGAAAGAAAACTACTTTCTATTTCAGGTTGGGGAAATTATTAGCAGATTTAAGAAGAAGGAATTTTACTTGAAAGGTaacttcttttgtttttgttactACTTAACATACGTGTTAACAATTTAACTTAGAAACTCCACAAATTTTTAGCCTTATACCGAGAGGCACTATGCTGACTTATCTACAAAGACTTTCTTTAATGGATTGGTCTAATACATTATCTTTGGTTCTATTGTTGCCATGGTCTGGGAGGGTAAGGATGTTGTTGCAACTAGCCGAAAGTTGATTGGAGCAACAAATCTCTTGGCATCTAATCCTGGAACTATCCATGGTGACTTCGCCATTGCATCGGAAGGTAACTATAAACTCATCTATCTAACGGCATGGTTTTGTATGTGCTTTCCATAGATCTTGATCGTAGGTCTGTTAAGTAAATTTTAGGTTGACAAGTAAAATGGTTAATGTTATAatattgtttttaaaataattgttcAAATTAATCATAAAATCAAGTGCACTTTAAATAAAGGTTGTAGTGGTCTATGTGTGTGGATCCTTTCTGATTGGAGTATTGAACATGTTAGTCGTAGAATTTTAACATTGTTTGATAAGGTAGTCCCTAGAATGGGTCCTAAGAGACGATGGTGAAGATTCACCTGTGACATGATCAAGTGCTTTTTccaattattattgtttttattatgtaACTGTCTTTTTATTTCAGGTTGGTTAGCTTAAAGAAGTTTCATTGCTTTGTTGGAGAGGACACCAAAACGTGGCTATCTGTTCCtagaaatttgtttttattttttttgttgtgttaACTATTGAACCTTTAAACTTTTTTAATTGtcatattttaatttcttttg
This window contains:
- the LOC112723186 gene encoding uncharacterized protein produces the protein MEEGKREKKKKEEEASTTATAITMANSVAFSDEIPITNTNTINTSYPFSSIFDMMPLPLLPSSDHKTSANGFIDLLALHDYTPSLFDWLPAEATPQQITSSQQQPLPSPASSNVPDCSEVLNTPASPNSSSISSSSNEGGAGVGSNNNNAEEHNGGKVVADDEHEAEDEDADGSKENQDKTKKQLKAKKKNQKKQREPRFAFMTKSEVDHLDDGYRWRKYGQKAVKNSPYPRSYYRCTTSGCGVKKRVERSSDDPSIVVTTYEGQHTHPCPATSRAALAFMHEPSFATIGSSSPHFLLPHQQHFQQPPPPPSLYNSTTTTNPTPPNNASSFGTFVLQDGAFAAASRLSMDQAFLRDHGLLQDIVPSQIRKEDNIE